The DNA window GTTTGGGAACATAATGGTTTTGACGTCGACTCCTTTCTCCTTTAAAGCCCTAGCATACTATCAAAGACATTTATTTGAAcatcattattattagttaGATATTAATACCAATCATGCTAAgtgtataccaaaatcaactaTCAGTAATATACatttaaaaatgagttaaattatatacaaatatataataactaatttggtAACTGATTTTTTGGTATGCATATAGCATTTTTGTATTAACACATATAGTTCCAATTTGACTAAGCTCAATGATAAGGCACAACCAAATCACTTAATTAGTTACCTGCAATCCATCATAAATTGGAACACGTACATCTTTAGCACCTAATAAGAAAAGTGTTGGTGCTTTTACCTGCACTtacaatttaatttatcaaattacaaCCTAGAAAATATTATATCAGCTTCATGCTTCAACTTGCTTTCTTTACTAGGGGTCTACGAAAACATATACTAACACGAACACTGGACACGGTGTATATGTGCATATTCAAGATTGAGAaacattatataataaattttgttggtTCGCATGTCGGACATGCGAACACCTTGGTGTGTCCATGCTCCTAGGTGGTAGTGCAATAAGAAATGTGTGTCCTGTTCAATGTGTACAAACCTTAGAGAGGTGTGAAATAGGAGACTTGTTGTAAAAGAGAGTCAAGTGTTGTGGAGAAGGTGCTTGTGTGAAGCTATGTTTGGAGTTGGTTCCAAAAGCCTCTACATAGCACCAATCAGGGATGTCAGTTGTGCCAACCATGAGTGCAAGGTTGCAAACAGGGTTGATAGCGGCTGCGGCCGCAAACTTGTCCGGTGCCTGGCCGATCAAGTGGGTTGTCAAGAAGCCACCATGTGAGATACCCATCACTGTTATCTTGGATGGACTAGCAACTCCCAACTTGATCACTTCATCTATTGCAGACAAAACATCATTCACATCCTACACTTGCACCattcataaaaatatatcaagaaaaatataacaaactTGCCTTCCCCCAtacaagtttaattttttaaatatataaaggTGAATACTCACATACAATTGTCTTCATGTAAAGTTAATAAACAAGAATTGTAAGATAATTTAACAGGTTTGACTAAATTGTCATTTAACGgtttttaactatcaactttaaaCGAGGACACTGTACGTGAGTTTCTACAGTACATAACAAATACCTGACACCCAACTTTCCCTGGAAGAGATTGTAATGCTTCCTCGCCAAATCCTAATGAACCTCTGAAGAATGAAGCAACAACATATAAGAAtcttaaaatacacaaattagtATGCATTTCTTTGTTCCTATTTAATTTGATCAAAGACCCTTTAGTTGTGTTTCAGGAAATAGAGACATATATCTTCTGTTCTTAGTTTCAGGAATTACATGAAATTTGTGTTCCTAAGACAAAAATTGTGTCTCTATCTTTGTGAATTCTGTCTCAGAGATAGTATCCAAACCAATAGAACAGAAGCTAAATTATCACCAACTTCTAAACCATATTGCTAACGCAGAATCTTTTGACAGGTTTCCACATTCTGGCAAAGAGACTTGTATGTGTGTCTCTGTTACCAATGACAGAATCTGTTTATGATTCTTGATCAAACAGTTAGTTTGATTGGAATACCAAAGAACTCAATCAAACTCGGCACAAGTTTAGCAATATTGGCAACAAATAATGCTTAGAAATTCAGTACTTTGTTGATTACCTGTAATTTACAATCAGCAAGCTGTATCCAACTGAAGATAGAAATGCCCAAGACTTTGAAAAGCAAGACAAAGAGACATCATGTGGCCCTCCATGAAGGATAACAATTAGTGGATCATTTTTCTTGGATTTAGATGACACAAATATGGCTTCAAAAGGATTACTAGCACCTGAAATTGAAatactactactaataataaatgGACAGATACAATAAGGTCAAATCCAAACCTTTATAAGAGCTTGAATTTGACAACATAAATTAGGACATTGAAGTAAAAAATGTATCTATGTAAGAACCAAAGTAACTTAAAAATACCTTTTGCTATGCCTTGGCAAGCCTCCTTGATTGGGATCTTCAGTATACTGCACTTGAGAGAAAACAACGACGACCTAACCTGCAGCAAATATCCGGCGAGTCATTTGACTAATTTCTAAACTGATGGAATTTATATGTCTGTGATTCGACCTTGTCGGAGCATCTGAACATGGGACTGCTTATATCTGACCAACTCCATGGAATACTTTCCTTTGATTTCTCAGTGAACGTTCCGTACTTGATTTGAGGAACATCAACCGGGCTGCTGCAAACTGCAAAAAGATtgacaaaggaaaaaaaaaggatataTATTACTACTTGATTCTCTACTTTAAAAGGCCAAATTATTGATAACTTGAGCATTTGTTGTTACTGGCAATGATGTTGTTCCCATCCAGTGTAAGAAGGTTCCAAGAGAAACTAGGATCTGCTGGGCTGATATGTGCAACTTCCCCACTATAAcatgatgaaaattgaaaagaatgaaTATAAGAACTACAAGAACTTGGATCATTTGAacattattttagttttgtcaTATGCTTGCCTCAACACATTCACTGAGAGTAGAACTTCACTGCTGTGCCAGATAGATGATATGATCATAGTAGAGTTGTCAAGAAGCCAAGGATTATTATGGATAGTTGTACAATAAAGCCCGGGGAAGCAACCTTCCTCGGCGCTTGTCACAACTGGAAGCTTCAAAATTTAGAGGAAATAGCAGAGTTATTAACTGATAGTGACAACAATACAAAGACTTGAGTTATGAAGTAGCATTTCAGAAGGCTATTATTGCATCTCACTTatggcaagaaattaaactgcacacagaagaagaagagctTACAATATCATAAATTTTGGCAGATTGGTGCAGTTTTCCATCGGTTGGCCAATCAATTCTATGTAGTGAGTTTGTAGCATTGTGCACTCCTGAATCCACAGCACTTTTTGCAGATAAAAACACAAGGAATTTTCCATTTGGGCTGGTCGAAATTCCAAAATGATCGTCACAGTTTTAGGCACCTACCTTCTCCATAATTGATATAGTTTCATAAACTAGTAAAATTTGCTCCATTCACTTTGAATGTTGAGCCTTATTCaattatcaaaaagaaaaaaagaagaaaaaacataCATACATACCTGAATCTTGGAAAGAGGGCACTGCTTATGGTTCGAGTAAGGTTCAGTATATACCATTCTTGAGTTGAGCTACATGAAAAGAAATATGTACTATGTATCTAAAAGGATTTAAAAGAGGGAGAATTTAGAAGATTATATTACTAAACTGACTTACTTGATCTCTTGTTCATTAGATTTTGAGTCATGATGGGGTGCTCTAACTGCATATAATGCACAAGGCCTGTTAGAGCAGTACTTCATACCAAGCTTTCTTTTCTCACCTGACCACCCAACAAAAACAAGATATTGTTCCGAGCCATCGTGGAATGGCGCCCACACAACTTGGCCAACACTCAAAGATCTGTCAATTCCTTTAACAGCTTGTACCTCTCCACTGTCACAGCACTAATTCAACTAAGAACTACACCTTAAGCTAAAAAATCATCCGAAATCGATgtgcaaaaaagaaaagaacaaaacaaaaccTGCTGATGTTTATAACAAAAAGTGCAGGCCTTCTCTTTCCAGCATATGTTTCTCCCCAATCTTCCTCCAAGTCCCCTTGGCCTTTCCATGTACCACAATTCTTGTCGGCCGGCACGCAACCACCACCTTTCTTGTAGCCTGCATCCCTAAATTCCGGCTTTGAAAGAGAGGGTTCTTCTGCTACATAAGCTACAAATGTCTCATCCAAGTTCCAAGAGACTCCCTCAAACCTAAATCATAACAGAAAGGAATGATTCCTATATGAAGCGAATTGCTATCTCTAGTAAAAGTGCCTCTACATTTCTATTCTACTGctacaaaattgcaaaagaggaTGAAAAATCAAAGATTTACCATCTATCATTGTAGACTGAGCCATGCAGAGATTGGGGGATATGGAAATCCTTCTCCATTCGAGACTGACTCCAAATTTCAAAGCGGCAAGGCGATTCGTCATCCTTGGGATTCCAAATTAGCAATAGTTTAGAGCCAGAAGGTGATGGAATAATCAATGAGACTCCAGAAATCTCTATTGGAAATGGAGCCCATAAAAAGTTAACAGAACTCTcagattctttaaagatttggcATGATAGCATGAGTTTCTTGGTCTTATTTGCTACAAGATCAGGTTGATTAATAGAGAACATTCCCTGCAATGCTGTTAATATTGTTGCTAATGTTAGAGAAGTGGGAGAATATGATTGTGAATGTCACAAGTTACAACAAAGaatcataaaaaaaagatgGTTACTGCCTTACTGGTTGAATGAGAGTTAAAAAGCCAAGCCTTGTCAATATTGGGAATAGTTGTGAATTCTTGAAGTAAGTCAGAAAGGGAAGCGTAGTTGTCTTCTTCAGTGGCAGGGGTTGGAATTTGATTCTGCATATCCATGGCTGAAACTAACAGCAAACAGAATCATGAAAATGCTTCCTGTATCTGTATGCATGAGACACAAAAGGAGAAGGAAGAGAAAGACTTACATGATTGGAGATTGAAGAAAGATTCTTAGACTAGTTAGCTCTGCTGAGTTCAGTTCAGTTAGTATTACACTGTTGACTTTCACACTTCACTTCCCTGCCTGCCTTGTTCTTTCACATGCCACCGGCTGGGGACAcctctaattaattaattaattgattaattattcttTCACAAGATCTCCCTGCTTAGTTAACTAGTAAGCATGTATAACCGgtgttctttttgtttttttgatcTACATCACAACAGTTCAAGGATTGATTCCTCGTGAATCATAACTGTATTTAAATGTTTGTTATTGACCATAAATTATTACATACAGAAGTAGATTCAAACTTTTAATACTTAGATTAAGAGCGAATAAATTAACTACTCAATtaatcaaattgattttttattaatgatgTTAACCACTAACAAATGTCTTAGACTTACATCTATGATTAAGTTTTTATTTGCATATCATTacgatttatttaaaaattactttatattttatatgtatacgtttcatataagattttaaaattcacgtGCGTGTCTCGTATCGTGTCCATGTATCATAGGCATCCAATAACACTGGCATATAGGCCCACTTTGagaaaataacttaattaaactacttttgaaaaaataacttaagaaatAAATGACtacattaaaaataacttatttataagttattttatgtttggattttttgttttaaaagtacttattttataaaaatgtgataaaaactAGTAGTACTAACTACtatgagagaagtcattttttttaaattctctatAAATTTCTAAATagcttattaaaaaattacaatttaattttaaaaattataccaaacattaatactactaattttttataggtcaaaagtttaaaaaaattacttttgaaCCTTCTCAAACATGCCCTTAGTCTCTTTTGACTACTAACACTTCCccttataaataaataatacattttcaattttcatactttcactataaataaataaatataatttaccaAGCAAAGATAAGGAATAATTTAAGTTGAATTCTCATGTTTTAGTTGAAAGAATTTGGGTTAGACATAGTAAATCCAAATAAGAGAAAAGGGTTGGAggagaagaggagagaagagaagaTAAGGGATAAAAAAGCAGCATGAATTAATGAGATAAGAAGCAAGGAAGCAAGGTGACCAACGAATCACAGTGACATGATGGCCCTTTGTTCCTCACTCacactttcatctcttcctccatTCTCCAATCTCACTTCTTCTAAGTCCTCATCTCCCAACTTGCAAGCCATCTTCACAAAGAgctcttcaagaagaagaagaagaacattcttgttgaatgCCGGTTTTGCTGAGATTGAACCTGACCTCAATGAAGACCCTATAGACCAATTCCGCACTAATGGCATCAGCCCTGAAGAGTTCCAATATGGAATCTATGATGACCACCACACTTTTTATGAAGGAGAAGCAGAACTCAAAGgtatatatttttctctttcaacaTCTCAATAATCACAAACATCATCATCCATTTACATCCATCCCTTTTCAGGAGTATTTTGGAGTGCCATTGCCGAAGAGATTGCAGCAGCAGAACCCCCCACAGGATTCCAAGGTACATCATACACTATTCAATTCATGTTTGTGTAGGTTCTTTTTCATTCCATATGCATTATGCTGAAATTTCACTTGGGGAAAATAAGGCAATgatgaaattcaaaataattttaaaaaattggctGATTCTTATATATTGATATTGTATGCAGGGCTTATTTCATGGCTGTTCCCACCAGCTATTGCTGCCGGATTCTTCTTCAATGTTCCGGTAACAACGAAGAAGACTTCAACTATGAATGCTAAGTTTCATTCATTGATGAATGTTTGTTTGTTTCAGGGGGAGTACTTATACATAGGAGCAGGTATATTTACAATCATATTTTGCATAATCGAGATGGATAAGCCGGATAAGCCTCACCACTTTGAACCTCAGATATATAATATGGAGAGGGGAGCTAGAGATAAGTTGATCAATGACTATAACACCATGGACATTTGGGACTTCAATGAGAAATATGGAGATCTTTGGGATTTTACTATCAAAAAGGATGATATAGGAAGATAGAGATAACAGATAATCATTCTATAATATTGAGGGTTAGGCTTGCCAAcccttttaattttgttcttctctcttcactattttatttaatcaatAGGTttgattatgtatatatattcctTATTGTtatcttataaaaaatttcgTAAAGATCACTTTGGGTCTTGTAAATTGTAATTTGTAAATAATGCTTTCAATATGCTCATCATTTTTCTGTAAGAGAATGTTTGGTTTGGGTGTGCAAAAGTGGAGTAAAACTTTACTTAAATGACTCGTTTAGGCAAAATTTATTCCTCATCTTCACTCTCCAACCAAACATACCATAACCGTAGAAGAATGGGGGAGCTTAACTCAAGTTCATATCATGGGATGACTGCTAAGTTTGCTCACTTATTCATTATTCCAATTTCTAGTTCTTCCATCAAATGAATCTTGAGTTTTATAAATGTGATATTTGAGAATAAGTTACTAAAATGTGATGAATTTGATAGATTTAAttaacatattatttttaagatttaagtGTTAATTAGTTGTTTGAGAATTTTGATCTCAAACTAATTAATTCctgaagaaaaataaagtacTAATTAAATTCTGTatgataacaaaaaatttatggtCAAAATTCTTAAGAGACCTAACGAAACACTACATGGTAAGTGTAGTATTCTTtgtcaattttatttaatattgaactctacactttttttaaaaatataatgcGTCTTTAGATATATTGCATTTTTATACTATCCATCTACGAACTCTCTGAACATCACATTCTTATAACCTTTTCTAAAATCGTTTATTGctataattaagtttttttttttaatctttatagATGTCAATCATCCTAGCCACAAACCTATTTTAGATCACTAATTCACAGCATCCAACTTAGTCAATACTAATAATGTTATTCCCATTATCATGATTCTCAAGTCTCCCACTCCCACTTATCATATAGGAGCCTTCCACTTATTTTTCATGCTAAAAAATATCTTGTGCTTGGTGATGATGCCACAAACAATTAGACCTTAGAGGAGGGGAAAATTTCAACCTTTCGGAAATTCGTAACCTTCAAATACAGGAGAGGTGATTTAACTAATAAGAATGGGCATGGAGTATTATATACAAGAATTAGGGCTCTATCTATCAAATATTGTTTGTTATGTATGTATCCATGACTATATATTTTCGGTCAAATGAATTGTCTTAGTTCAAACTTAGAAAAAGTAGTATTAGAATAACGTGTATGATCAATATAAACCTAATGAAATAACAAAACATGAATTATTTGGAGGCTGGAGTGCTCCTTGGGTTTTTTACTTTTCTAGATTCTTTTATCGAAGAAATTTTCAGGTTTCAACTTTGAAGTGACTGGTCTATAAGTGAGCAGTGTTAACAGTGACACTATTTAGGCGATAGGCACAAATTAATAATCAACTTAAAGTGTGAATTACGGAAATTATTGCTATCCAGGACATAGAAATTTCTTGCAATCAATGTTCATAGTCCAATTTTTGCAATAACTTGTGACTTTGTTAAGATAGAAATAAATAATGACCTCTCCAATACGTTTAGTTTGCATTTAGTAGTCAACTCTCAAGTCTCTATTGGGAACCAAATCTGACACGACTTTCTTGTGTAGTATATGCGTTCCTCGTACTCTCATCTTTTGTGTTTCATTTTCACACCAAAGGGCAGGACcaataatattttcataaattttattgctttattcTAAACTAGACCCTATAGCCAATCACCAatcgttttaattttatttgccCAAACCAAACGTTACAATGATGGTTGAATAAAGTAATCAATCTATTAACCAACTCAGTTGGTCGCTAATTCACTCGTTTTGCTTTGGTAAATgataaatgataaatttttaaataaaaattaaattcaaatagattaatttttaacATATTAGACTAAAAGATATCTTTAAAagccataaaaaaataatcaatccaTTTGATATGATTAATTACTTAATTGTCTACAAAAAATGCTCAACAGTCATTTAGCTgtgtattataattattagtgatCCAATAACCTTCAAAGTTTCTATGTACTATTGATATTAaatattaggtaatttttattgtatttaaaaaatagttttaatttgctaaaaaaatataaaaaattaaattaaaaaatttaaatactattTAATAAAAACCATGGAATTAGTCTAGAAGTATACCAGTGATTGGAGTAAttgaaaacagaaaaagaatgGGCCCCATCTTAAGTCACTCATAGAAAATTTAATCATGTTGACTAGTATTCATAGTTGGGGGATAAATATCAAGAACGGTGAGTGGGAAACTTAGACATAAGCAAGCAGGTTTGACTTGAATGAATGCTGTCGAGTTAGATCTGAAAGGAAACTAAGTCcattgtttcttttcttcttttccttgcCTCTAACCGCAGCCACAGCACTTGAAATTCTACACTATATATAATAAACAAACATGTCAAAATAGAAACAAACAGAGAGAGAAGCCACAATGAGAGTTTGGCCTGTACTTCTCATCTTGCTGTTGCAGCTTGTTGAACCCTCACATGGCCAGACAAAGAGCCAACAGAACAACACAGGGTTCCAGTGCAGTGGCAGAAGCTATCCATGCCAGGCCTATGCTTTCTACAGAGCTCAGAGTCAGTTTCTTGACCTAGCTTCCATTGGAGACCTCTTCCAAGTCAGCCGTCTCATGATTGCAAACCCAAGCAACATATCCTCTGATTCAGTTTCCTCTCCTCTAATTCAAAACCAGCAACTCTTTATTCCCTTAACATGTT is part of the Arachis duranensis cultivar V14167 chromosome 1, aradu.V14167.gnm2.J7QH, whole genome shotgun sequence genome and encodes:
- the LOC107473606 gene encoding acylamino-acid-releasing enzyme-like, with translation MDMQNQIPTPATEEDNYASLSDLLQEFTTIPNIDKAWLFNSHSTTLQGMFSINQPDLVANKTKKLMLSCQIFKESESSVNFLWAPFPIEISGVSLIIPSPSGSKLLLIWNPKDDESPCRFEIWSQSRMEKDFHIPQSLHGSVYNDRWFEGVSWNLDETFVAYVAEEPSLSKPEFRDAGYKKGGGCVPADKNCGTWKGQGDLEEDWGETYAGKRRPALFVINISSGEVQAVKGIDRSLSVGQVVWAPFHDGSEQYLVFVGWSGEKRKLGMKYCSNRPCALYAVRAPHHDSKSNEQEINSTQEWYILNLTRTISSALFPRFSPNGKFLVFLSAKSAVDSGVHNATNSLHRIDWPTDGKLHQSAKIYDILPVVTSAEEGCFPGLYCTTIHNNPWLLDNSTMIISSIWHSSEVLLSVNVLSGEVAHISPADPSFSWNLLTLDGNNIIAICSSPVDVPQIKYGTFTEKSKESIPWSWSDISSPMFRCSDKVRSSLFSLKCSILKIPIKEACQGIAKGASNPFEAIFVSSKSKKNDPLIVILHGGPHDVSLSCFSKSWAFLSSVGYSLLIVNYRGSLGFGEEALQSLPGKVGCQDVNDVLSAIDEVIKLGVASPSKITVMGISHGGFLTTHLIGQAPDKFAAAAAINPVCNLALMVGTTDIPDWCYVEAFGTNSKHSFTQAPSPQHLTLFYNKSPISHLSKVKAPTLFLLGAKDVRVPIYDGLQYARALKEKGVDVKTIMFPNDVHGLQRPQSEFECFLNIAVWFNKYCKLQVKDHT
- the LOC107473625 gene encoding photosynthetic NDH subunit of subcomplex B 5, chloroplastic: MMALCSSLTLSSLPPFSNLTSSKSSSPNLQAIFTKSSSRRRRRTFLLNAGFAEIEPDLNEDPIDQFRTNGISPEEFQYGIYDDHHTFYEGEAELKGVFWSAIAEEIAAAEPPTGFQGLISWLFPPAIAAGFFFNVPGEYLYIGAGIFTIIFCIIEMDKPDKPHHFEPQIYNMERGARDKLINDYNTMDIWDFNEKYGDLWDFTIKKDDIGR